One Entomomonas asaccharolytica DNA segment encodes these proteins:
- a CDS encoding CobW family GTP-binding protein: MICLLNKITTYLIVGSLGTGKTSLIQQLLKQKPVDEQWAVLINEFGKIGVDKALLGEQAVTITEIAGGCVCCTGGAPFQVGLTRLLKQAKPDVLFIELSGLGHPLQVQKQLQAEPWNTVLTLHPLLQVVDAKQLLADFQPYNSTGLLLVNKSEDITKQQQQAINKQFPQCNLYWTTQGYLPLSYLPKQPLVELLAPQKIYSIAGDNGQKEQLAEGIVCHMQEQREEWSIGWQFQPHYCFDKLKLDNWLKQYQWLRAKLVVHTNHGWLSVNAVAEDTAPWKATEWRKDSRIELIFTSKQTGQLLIDSLLTTIS, translated from the coding sequence GTGATTTGTTTGCTGAATAAAATAACAACATATTTAATTGTTGGCTCCTTAGGTACTGGTAAAACGAGCTTAATCCAACAATTATTAAAACAAAAACCAGTTGATGAGCAGTGGGCTGTATTAATTAATGAGTTTGGCAAAATAGGTGTTGATAAGGCTTTATTGGGCGAGCAGGCAGTCACTATTACCGAAATAGCAGGGGGCTGTGTTTGTTGTACAGGGGGCGCACCTTTTCAAGTTGGATTAACTCGATTACTTAAACAAGCTAAACCAGATGTGCTGTTTATAGAGTTATCGGGGTTAGGCCATCCTCTACAAGTACAAAAACAATTACAAGCCGAACCTTGGAACACAGTTTTAACATTGCATCCCTTACTACAAGTAGTAGATGCTAAACAGTTATTAGCAGATTTTCAGCCCTATAACAGCACTGGGCTATTGCTCGTTAATAAATCAGAAGATATTACTAAACAGCAACAACAAGCGATAAATAAACAGTTCCCACAATGTAATTTGTATTGGACAACACAAGGCTATTTACCCTTATCTTATTTACCTAAACAGCCATTAGTCGAGCTGTTAGCACCACAAAAGATATATAGTATTGCTGGTGATAATGGGCAAAAAGAGCAATTGGCTGAGGGAATTGTTTGCCATATGCAAGAGCAGCGAGAGGAATGGTCTATTGGTTGGCAGTTTCAACCACATTATTGTTTTGATAAGCTCAAATTAGATAATTGGTTAAAACAATACCAATGGCTACGGGCAAAGCTAGTAGTACATACTAATCACGGTTGGCTATCTGTTAATGCTGTTGCGGAAGATACAGCTCCTTGGAAAGCAACAGAATGGCGCAAGGATAGCCGTATAGAACTTATATTTACCTCTAAACAAACAGGGCAGTTATTGATAGATAGCTTATTAACTACTATCAGTTAA
- a CDS encoding GNAT family N-acetyltransferase: MLNKFQWFRERGWQEIDATTYEQIWQTYGGSVATHPTIIDRLSKFANIKVRYLGWQQEGQLVGAIACWGDSLALSRDQLKKHGKRGLFDLGNAEIILPLADNSQITLRHRARYLSTLNQTQITNWQTQKEQLAIARASEEYSKKFRYNQRRELRLLEETGGIIKPILDFSAEQLANIYCDLFFKRWNFQVPSAATQKEVFTLLREFMVGSVILLEDNPIAIQVLYQVESPKWLSIEYVNGGVDPQERAFSPGSVLSFVNLQQAWQQANQLNKTLRYSFGRADREYKDRWCNRTPVGIIN; encoded by the coding sequence TTGCTGAATAAGTTTCAATGGTTTCGCGAACGTGGTTGGCAAGAAATTGATGCTACTACTTATGAACAAATATGGCAAACCTATGGTGGTAGTGTAGCTACCCATCCTACTATTATTGATCGTCTATCTAAATTTGCCAATATCAAAGTACGTTATCTCGGTTGGCAACAAGAGGGGCAATTAGTAGGTGCTATTGCTTGTTGGGGTGATTCGCTGGCACTTTCTCGAGACCAATTAAAAAAGCATGGTAAGCGCGGTTTATTTGATCTGGGTAATGCGGAAATTATTTTACCGTTAGCCGACAACAGCCAAATTACTTTACGTCATAGGGCTCGTTATCTTTCTACCCTTAATCAAACACAAATAACTAACTGGCAAACACAGAAAGAACAGTTAGCTATAGCCCGCGCCTCTGAAGAATATTCTAAAAAATTTAGATATAACCAACGCCGTGAATTACGCTTATTAGAGGAAACAGGTGGTATTATAAAACCTATTTTAGATTTCTCTGCTGAACAGTTAGCCAACATCTATTGTGATCTATTTTTTAAGCGTTGGAATTTTCAAGTACCCAGTGCCGCCACACAAAAAGAAGTATTTACTTTATTGCGTGAGTTTATGGTAGGTTCAGTTATTTTGTTAGAAGATAATCCAATAGCCATACAGGTTTTATACCAAGTAGAATCACCTAAATGGCTGAGTATTGAGTATGTAAATGGTGGGGTGGATCCACAAGAAAGAGCTTTTAGCCCAGGCAGTGTATTAAGCTTTGTCAACTTACAGCAAGCTTGGCAGCAAGCCAATCAACTTAATAAGACATTACGCTATTCTTTTGGTAGAGCAGATAGAGAATATAAAGATCGTTGGTGTAATCGTACACCTGTAGGAATTATTAATTAA
- a CDS encoding PIG-L deacetylase family protein: MSRKQQLLKKHRQKKRLILIGFAIYLLAWIVACFFVPLLACFIPFIIIGIWVIHEAWLADHLFYSPKQDYIYNFPANTFTIPAHLQQDNLQINLGNLPDNFDTLILAVNLKSSFMGNLLDPQVIIKTNQLTDRQDFERSVQGLRYINLSGLADELQQGNITIATKHCHIKGELTLYGFTNPDYSQQRIMVIAPHADDAELSAFGQYSQCPEASIITLTQGEIEAEHYQQTLNLTKQEAAQLKGRLRSWDSIAVPLWGGINPSNSVQLGYYCLQLKAMHQQPEQPFGSKESGETDTRLVRLFNTLPLPSDNDGLATWQNLKNDLTFLIEHFKPEVIIMPHPQLDPHEDHVEASLLVEEVLQTTSWQPTTQLLYANHLHDNDRWPMGPAYQGIALPPAVDSLPAYALWSPVLSKQTQLNKAMALAMEHDLQPPLSIKRRLRRLIQLLITEREHPSAGENEFFRKAVRRHELFWVKPRQ, encoded by the coding sequence ATGAGTAGAAAACAGCAGCTATTAAAAAAACATCGACAAAAGAAACGTTTAATCCTAATAGGGTTTGCTATCTATTTACTGGCTTGGATTGTTGCTTGTTTTTTTGTACCACTTTTAGCCTGTTTTATACCTTTTATCATCATAGGTATTTGGGTTATCCATGAAGCATGGTTAGCTGATCATTTATTTTACTCACCAAAACAGGATTATATTTATAATTTTCCTGCTAATACCTTTACAATCCCTGCACATTTACAACAAGATAATTTACAGATCAATTTAGGTAATTTACCTGATAATTTTGATACCCTTATTTTAGCTGTTAATTTAAAAAGCTCTTTTATGGGTAATTTATTAGACCCACAAGTGATTATTAAAACCAATCAACTCACTGATCGCCAAGATTTTGAAAGAAGCGTACAAGGATTACGTTATATTAATTTATCAGGTCTAGCTGATGAATTACAGCAGGGCAATATTACAATTGCTACTAAGCACTGCCATATTAAAGGTGAATTAACACTTTATGGCTTTACTAACCCTGACTATAGCCAACAGCGTATCATGGTTATTGCACCCCATGCAGATGATGCTGAACTGTCTGCCTTTGGGCAATACAGTCAATGTCCAGAGGCCAGTATTATCACCCTCACCCAAGGTGAAATTGAAGCTGAACATTACCAACAAACCCTCAACCTAACCAAACAAGAAGCCGCCCAGCTTAAGGGACGTCTAAGAAGTTGGGATAGTATTGCCGTTCCTTTATGGGGAGGTATTAATCCTAGTAATAGTGTGCAATTGGGTTATTACTGTTTACAGTTAAAAGCTATGCACCAACAACCTGAACAACCTTTTGGTTCTAAAGAGTCAGGGGAAACAGATACGCGCCTAGTTCGCCTATTTAACACCTTACCCTTACCTAGTGATAACGATGGTCTAGCCACATGGCAAAATTTAAAAAATGATCTTACTTTCTTAATTGAACATTTTAAGCCTGAAGTTATTATTATGCCCCATCCGCAACTAGACCCTCATGAAGACCATGTTGAAGCTAGCTTATTGGTAGAAGAAGTATTACAAACAACCTCTTGGCAACCTACTACACAATTACTTTATGCTAATCATTTGCATGATAATGATCGTTGGCCAATGGGCCCTGCTTATCAAGGGATTGCTCTGCCACCTGCTGTAGACTCTCTACCCGCCTATGCACTATGGAGTCCTGTATTAAGTAAGCAAACACAGCTTAATAAAGCAATGGCATTAGCGATGGAACACGATTTACAGCCCCCTTTATCGATTAAAAGACGCTTACGTCGTTTAATTCAATTACTTATCACTGAGCGTGAGCATCCATCAGCAGGGGAAAACGAATTCTTCCGCAAAGCTGTACGCAGACATGAATTATTTTGGGTAAAACCTAGACAATAA
- a CDS encoding amino acid permease produces the protein MTQAATNNKTSLKRTLKARHLSMIAIGGSIGTGLFVASGKTIAQAGPGGALLSYIVVGMMVYFIMTSLAELAAFMPTPGSFATYSAEYVDEGFGFAMGLNYWYNWAVTIAVDLVSLQLVMAYWLPDVAGWKWSAIFLLIMFWLNYISVKGFGEAEFWFSLIKVVTVVVFIVLGLLMILGIMQGGETGGWKNWTMGDAPFVGGFSAMIGVAMIVGFSFQGTELVGIAAGESENPGKNIPIAIRRIFWRILLFYVFAIFIISFLIPYTDPRLLSNAESDIAVSPFTLVFQHAGLLSAATVMNAVILTAVLSAGNSGMYASSRMLYALARDRKAPAIFARLSSNGVPRNALLATTLIAMLCFLTSMFQSQEVYGWLLSISGMTGFIAWLGIAISHYRFRKGFVKQGLDLSKLPYKAGSFPFGPIFAFIICMIIVIGQDYQAFWADNIDWKRVISTYIGLPLFFVIWLSYKFIKRTKFIRYEEMKYPEFREEDEK, from the coding sequence ATGACTCAGGCAGCAACCAATAATAAAACCTCATTAAAACGAACATTAAAAGCACGTCATCTCTCTATGATAGCCATTGGTGGCTCTATAGGTACAGGGCTTTTTGTTGCTTCAGGTAAAACCATTGCTCAAGCAGGGCCAGGCGGTGCGTTATTATCATATATTGTGGTAGGTATGATGGTCTATTTTATTATGACCAGTTTGGCAGAGTTAGCTGCTTTTATGCCAACCCCCGGTTCATTTGCAACTTATAGTGCAGAATATGTAGATGAAGGTTTTGGTTTTGCGATGGGGCTTAACTATTGGTATAACTGGGCAGTCACCATTGCGGTTGACCTTGTCTCGCTGCAATTAGTCATGGCCTACTGGCTACCTGATGTAGCAGGGTGGAAGTGGAGTGCTATCTTCCTGCTGATTATGTTTTGGCTTAACTATATCTCCGTAAAAGGCTTTGGGGAGGCTGAATTCTGGTTTTCATTAATTAAAGTAGTCACTGTCGTTGTGTTTATTGTACTAGGGTTATTAATGATCTTAGGCATTATGCAAGGTGGTGAAACAGGTGGCTGGAAAAACTGGACAATGGGTGACGCTCCCTTTGTAGGAGGGTTCTCCGCAATGATAGGGGTAGCCATGATTGTTGGCTTCTCGTTTCAAGGAACTGAGTTAGTAGGTATTGCAGCAGGTGAGTCAGAAAATCCAGGTAAAAATATTCCGATTGCGATTCGTCGTATCTTCTGGCGTATCTTATTATTCTATGTATTTGCTATTTTTATTATTAGCTTTTTAATTCCCTATACAGACCCACGCTTATTAAGTAATGCAGAGTCAGATATTGCAGTAAGCCCATTTACCTTAGTATTCCAACATGCAGGTTTATTATCCGCTGCTACAGTAATGAATGCGGTTATTTTAACCGCAGTATTATCTGCTGGTAACTCTGGTATGTACGCTTCTTCACGGATGCTTTATGCATTAGCACGGGATAGAAAAGCACCTGCAATTTTTGCTCGTTTATCAAGTAATGGTGTACCACGTAATGCGCTATTAGCTACCACCTTAATTGCCATGCTGTGCTTTTTAACCTCAATGTTTCAAAGCCAAGAAGTATACGGTTGGTTGTTAAGCATTTCAGGGATGACGGGTTTTATTGCTTGGTTAGGTATAGCTATCAGCCATTATCGTTTTAGAAAAGGCTTTGTAAAACAAGGCTTAGATTTATCAAAATTACCCTATAAAGCAGGCTCTTTCCCATTTGGGCCTATTTTTGCTTTTATTATTTGTATGATAATTGTAATAGGGCAAGATTACCAAGCATTTTGGGCAGATAATATAGATTGGAAACGGGTAATTTCTACATATATTGGTTTACCCTTATTCTTTGTCATTTGGTTAAGTTATAAATTTATCAAAAGAACCAAATTTATTCGCTATGAAGAAATGAAGTATCCAGAATTTAGAGAAGAAGATGAGAAGTAA
- the phoR gene encoding phosphate regulon sensor histidine kinase PhoR: MSFYKPLFWLLIYIVIAVFIDVYLGARLANPILVVVGIFVFVIGWLWFNKKQFNLLISWLKQGAKNKDQYQFVGYSKEIADYVERLLKQRDQENQNSTDQLNKLLGAIQVSPNGVLLLDEDYKIEWCNATAAQHFSLDAELDLQQHITNLVRDPNFIAYLENKDYQKPLKLALGNDEEQKLLIQLHPYDEGRLLLLTNDITQLERVERMRRNFVADVSHEIRTPLTVLSGFIETIQNLPLDEAERKHYLDLMQQQGDRMQSLVNDLLTLARLEDSPPPPMDQWVAVKSILEHTENTIQELSAGQHKITVNCFDNVAIAGVESELISAVANIAINAVRYTKQGGDIDISFKLIDGEAVFQVKDSGQGIPAQHIKHLTQRFYRVDKSRSRETGGTGLGLSIVKHIVLRHGGRLGIKSIEGKGSTFSLIFPVNRIKPSEI; encoded by the coding sequence ATGAGTTTTTATAAGCCACTGTTTTGGTTACTAATCTATATTGTTATAGCGGTATTTATTGATGTCTATTTGGGCGCGCGCTTGGCAAACCCAATTCTTGTTGTGGTGGGCATCTTTGTATTTGTTATTGGTTGGTTATGGTTTAATAAAAAACAATTTAATCTGTTGATCAGTTGGTTAAAACAAGGGGCTAAAAATAAAGACCAATACCAATTTGTTGGTTACAGTAAAGAAATAGCTGATTATGTTGAGCGTTTATTAAAACAACGTGATCAAGAGAATCAAAATAGTACAGATCAATTAAACAAGCTATTAGGGGCGATACAGGTTTCACCCAATGGTGTGCTATTGCTTGATGAAGATTATAAAATTGAATGGTGTAATGCCACAGCCGCACAACATTTTAGCTTAGATGCTGAGTTAGACTTACAACAACATATCACTAATTTAGTAAGAGATCCTAATTTTATCGCTTATTTAGAAAATAAGGACTATCAAAAACCGTTGAAGCTAGCATTAGGAAATGATGAGGAGCAAAAACTACTAATCCAATTACATCCCTATGATGAAGGACGCTTATTGTTGCTAACCAATGATATTACCCAATTGGAGCGTGTTGAAAGAATGCGTCGTAACTTTGTGGCGGATGTGTCACATGAGATTAGAACGCCCTTAACCGTACTCAGTGGTTTTATTGAGACTATACAGAATTTGCCATTAGACGAGGCTGAGCGTAAACACTATTTAGATTTAATGCAACAACAAGGTGACCGTATGCAGTCACTGGTAAATGATTTATTAACATTAGCCCGTTTAGAAGACAGCCCACCACCCCCTATGGATCAATGGGTTGCTGTAAAAAGTATTTTAGAACATACAGAAAATACCATACAGGAATTATCAGCAGGGCAACATAAAATTACCGTTAATTGTTTTGATAATGTTGCTATTGCAGGTGTGGAATCTGAATTAATAAGTGCCGTTGCTAATATTGCCATTAATGCAGTACGTTATACCAAACAAGGCGGTGATATAGATATTAGCTTTAAACTGATTGATGGTGAAGCAGTGTTTCAGGTTAAAGATTCAGGTCAAGGAATCCCTGCACAACATATTAAACATTTAACCCAACGTTTTTATCGTGTGGATAAAAGCCGTTCCCGTGAAACGGGTGGTACAGGTTTAGGTTTATCCATTGTAAAACACATCGTATTGCGACATGGTGGACGCTTGGGTATTAAAAGTATAGAAGGTAAAGGTTCTACTTTTAGCTTAATTTTCCCAGTTAATAGAATTAAGCCATCAGAAATATAA
- the phoB gene encoding phosphate regulon transcriptional regulator PhoB, producing MARILVVEDEPAIAELLAINLKHAGFDCVIVDDADKAQQEVDSILPDLVLLDWMLPGQSGVSLARRWRSNERTKQIPIIMLTARSEELDKVQGLDAGADDYVVKPFSTQELLARVRALLRRKLPEASAERVSLAGLTIDPELWQIVYKGEEVKLGPTEFKLLNYLMHYPNRVHSRSQLLDKVWGQHVFIEERTVDVHIKRLREGLAIVQADHLIETVRGAGYRFNAPKTESE from the coding sequence ATGGCACGTATTTTAGTCGTTGAAGATGAACCTGCCATTGCGGAATTATTAGCTATTAATTTAAAACATGCAGGCTTTGATTGTGTCATTGTTGATGATGCGGATAAAGCACAACAAGAAGTAGATAGTATATTACCCGATTTAGTATTGCTCGATTGGATGTTACCAGGGCAAAGCGGTGTATCTTTAGCAAGACGCTGGCGCAGCAATGAGCGAACTAAGCAAATACCTATTATCATGCTCACAGCCCGTAGTGAAGAATTAGATAAAGTACAAGGGTTAGATGCTGGTGCAGATGACTATGTAGTCAAACCTTTTTCAACCCAAGAGTTACTGGCGAGAGTGCGCGCATTACTGCGTCGTAAATTACCAGAAGCAAGTGCTGAACGTGTATCATTAGCGGGGTTAACCATAGATCCCGAATTATGGCAAATTGTCTATAAAGGGGAAGAAGTAAAATTAGGCCCTACAGAATTTAAGTTATTAAACTATTTAATGCATTATCCTAATAGAGTACATAGCCGCAGCCAATTATTAGATAAAGTATGGGGGCAACATGTATTTATCGAAGAGCGTACGGTTGATGTCCATATTAAACGGTTACGTGAAGGATTAGCCATTGTTCAAGCTGATCATTTAATAGAAACAGTAAGAGGGGCAGGCTATCGTTTTAATGCACCTAAAACTGAGAGTGAATAA
- the phoU gene encoding phosphate signaling complex protein PhoU — translation MTNKHLSTQFDAELNSISTQIMELGGLVESQMTLAITALTSFDIEVSDKVIELEHKVNSMEVEIDKNLVSMIARRQPTARDLRLLMAISKTTNNLERAGDEATKIARMVKSIIEHGISRNLMGAELRFMANLALDLLHKSLDAFARLDIKAALYIMRSDNEIDVEFGGFIRKLITYMMEDPRMITPSLDLLFIAKALERIGDHAKNIAELIIYIVKGEDVRHVAMEEIESLTQNSEG, via the coding sequence ATGACTAATAAACATCTTTCAACCCAATTTGATGCTGAATTAAATAGCATCTCTACCCAGATTATGGAGTTAGGTGGGTTAGTTGAGTCACAAATGACTTTAGCCATTACTGCATTAACCAGTTTTGATATTGAAGTATCTGATAAAGTCATTGAGCTTGAACATAAAGTAAACTCAATGGAAGTGGAAATTGATAAAAACCTAGTGTCAATGATTGCACGTCGTCAGCCAACTGCACGAGATTTACGGCTATTAATGGCTATTTCTAAAACCACCAATAATTTAGAAAGGGCGGGCGATGAAGCTACCAAAATAGCCCGTATGGTCAAGTCAATTATTGAACATGGTATTTCTAGAAACCTAATGGGTGCAGAATTACGTTTTATGGCTAATCTTGCATTAGATTTATTACATAAGTCATTAGATGCATTTGCTCGGCTAGATATTAAAGCAGCCCTCTATATTATGCGTAGTGATAATGAAATTGATGTGGAGTTTGGTGGTTTTATCCGTAAACTAATCACTTATATGATGGAAGATCCCCGCATGATCACGCCAAGCCTTGATTTGTTGTTTATTGCTAAGGCTCTTGAGCGTATTGGCGATCATGCTAAAAATATAGCGGAACTCATTATCTATATCGTTAAAGGCGAAGATGTTAGACATGTGGCCATGGAAGAAATTGAATCTCTTACTCAAAATTCAGAGGGTTAA
- the pstB gene encoding phosphate ABC transporter ATP-binding protein PstB, whose amino-acid sequence MVIKPHNETIKTKLAIRDLNFYYGKFHALKGINLDIPEKKVTAFIGPSGCGKSTLLRTLNRMFELYPEQRAEGEILIDGENLLTSKEDVALIRARIGMVFQKPTPFPMSIYNNIAFGVKLFEKLSNAEMDDRVEWALNKAALWNEVKDKLHQNGASLSGGQQQRLCIARGIAIKPEVLLLDEPCSALDPISTGKIEELIHELKQDYTVAIVTHNMQQAARCSDYTAYMYLGELVEVGETEQLFLKPQRQETEDYITGRFG is encoded by the coding sequence ATGGTCATCAAACCACACAATGAAACAATTAAAACGAAATTAGCAATTCGTGATTTAAATTTTTACTATGGTAAGTTTCATGCATTAAAAGGCATTAATTTAGATATTCCTGAGAAAAAAGTTACCGCCTTTATTGGTCCCTCAGGCTGTGGTAAATCAACTTTATTGCGCACCCTTAATCGCATGTTTGAGTTATACCCGGAGCAACGGGCGGAAGGCGAAATTTTAATTGATGGCGAAAATCTGTTAACCAGTAAAGAAGATGTTGCCTTAATTAGGGCGAGGATTGGTATGGTATTTCAAAAACCTACGCCTTTCCCTATGTCTATTTATAATAATATTGCTTTTGGGGTAAAACTATTTGAAAAGCTCTCTAATGCGGAAATGGATGATCGGGTTGAGTGGGCTTTAAATAAAGCAGCCTTATGGAATGAGGTAAAAGATAAACTTCATCAAAATGGCGCTAGCTTATCAGGTGGTCAGCAACAACGCTTATGTATTGCCAGAGGTATTGCGATTAAGCCAGAAGTGTTATTACTGGATGAGCCTTGTTCAGCCCTAGACCCTATTTCCACAGGTAAAATTGAAGAGCTTATTCATGAGTTAAAACAAGATTATACTGTAGCGATTGTAACTCATAATATGCAGCAGGCAGCACGCTGTTCAGACTATACTGCTTATATGTATTTGGGGGAGTTAGTTGAGGTGGGCGAAACAGAACAATTATTTTTAAAACCGCAACGTCAAGAAACTGAAGATTATATTACGGGCCGTTTTGGTTAA
- the pstA gene encoding phosphate ABC transporter permease PstA, which yields MSYFSPQKVKQHNRRKLKNHIALALSLMAMLFGLFWLAWILFETIYLGIGGINLAVFSEMTPPPNADTGGLANAIWGSFLMVLMATLIGTPIGIMTGVYLCEYGGKGIIASVTRFINDILLSAPSIIIGLFVYSLIVLPFKGFSGWAGVVALALIVVPVVVRTTENMLALIPNSLREAAYALGAPKWKVVLMVTIRAASAGIITGILLAIARIAGETAPLLFTALSNQFWTSDLSQPMASLPVTIFKFAMSPFENWQKLAWAGVFIITFGILILNVTARILFKKKG from the coding sequence TAGCCCTCAAAAAGTTAAACAACATAATCGTCGTAAGTTAAAAAATCATATAGCCTTAGCCCTATCACTGATGGCTATGCTATTTGGGTTATTTTGGCTAGCGTGGATATTATTTGAAACCATCTATTTAGGTATTGGTGGTATCAATTTAGCGGTATTTAGTGAAATGACGCCGCCACCGAATGCAGATACAGGTGGTTTAGCTAATGCCATATGGGGTTCATTCCTAATGGTATTGATGGCTACCTTAATAGGTACGCCGATTGGTATTATGACTGGGGTTTATTTATGTGAATACGGTGGCAAAGGCATTATTGCCAGTGTAACCCGTTTTATTAATGATATTTTATTATCAGCCCCCTCCATTATTATTGGTCTTTTTGTTTATTCTTTAATTGTTTTACCTTTTAAAGGATTTTCAGGCTGGGCTGGTGTTGTGGCATTGGCATTGATTGTTGTGCCTGTGGTAGTAAGAACCACGGAAAATATGTTAGCACTTATTCCTAACTCATTGCGTGAGGCTGCCTATGCACTCGGAGCGCCCAAATGGAAAGTAGTGTTAATGGTAACCATTAGAGCAGCTAGCGCAGGAATTATTACTGGTATATTGTTAGCTATTGCCCGTATTGCAGGTGAAACAGCACCGTTATTATTTACTGCATTATCTAACCAATTCTGGACTAGCGACTTATCGCAGCCAATGGCGAGCTTACCTGTGACTATCTTTAAGTTTGCGATGAGCCCATTCGAAAACTGGCAAAAACTAGCTTGGGCAGGTGTCTTTATTATTACCTTTGGTATATTGATTCTCAATGTGACAGCGCGTATTTTATTTAAGAAGAAAGGTTAA